One genomic segment of Labrus bergylta chromosome 17, fLabBer1.1, whole genome shotgun sequence includes these proteins:
- the prrc2b gene encoding protein PRRC2B isoform X5 has product MSDRLGQITKSKDGKSKYSSLSLFDKYKGKSIETQKNTAVPRHGLQSLGKVAAARRMPPPAHLPSLKSENKGNDPNVIIVPKDGTGWANKQEQPDQKSSIASIPQLPESQPQPASQKSVSNLQKPSPGANQETTNTGGPKQWAQLNGKAVEPDGSRASNRLQPFSHEEFPTLKAAGEQDKAGKERSGFDPSYGPGPSLRPQNVTSWREGGGRNLQPSTLTLGLPADPEGKITALGESGTPPASSHPPSATVTTSSSVVTAPSPVLDPKEPSLRPAQPVRRTTVPTALQYQLHHTSTAVYHDMLPAFMCSKDTREAPGTETVPTTVAAPARFESKPTFRQSYPKPDVVNGDVKREARFARAAPRLVSSQPIRRPGERPQRPAIVNPEDLKDLDELDIDCEDGWAGLHEEVDYSEKLKFSDDEEEHSSEKNKMWTEWERERENCQSSLSAGEAAYTQEGLEEGYSYQHHHHESLRKTSSRYLSPDPSALQKIPGEPPADQDEHQRQSQGPARAKYVSPELSEAVERARRRREEEERRAREERLAACAEKLKKLDEKFGKTERQMSKTEEILKEGEGKEAPLSPPREQSKGHPETWQYSTKDGSDGAPDHSPGHSYREEPGFSNYRGSEDDSQEPSSPSGDYNGRHPSKPMPPRFQKQPQQPQPQPQPPQQQQQQQQHHQQQQQQQQEQVYKMQHWPQSGHPASSGSSHSQRGFYPPHVLGFDPRWMMMPPFMDPRMAQGRSPVDYYPGAVHSSAGMMKPMMHQDHLNSPGSDEGCHHPSLHQERRAPSTEPYPMWNQDGYPLRSFTPPYQRQHESSDGGQPDDRSDLAGSQQDSYEDRANECLNQDDLPHHAYQSRGSDREHRHRDQGLLTTAQNLPQNHADSDYPKQDSREKHLKDSPDSHDEILEGSKDSWKRDGGQKQEERLGNAQNQWSESSSSSSSSVSQPSETSGRTLIRRTGPIKKPVLKALKVEDKENEKPKPEPEEKTVPYRLEKEILTNVYDLKKDNQPASSRRSASPVVEKQPEERQRQSPAPTKTERPLSTHSDDSPKENAWDSGKSQSPRESQDNREPHAPRRNNWIFIDEEQAFGAVRGTGRGRSRGFREFSSRGGTRGGRGGDNLRGSYNNNNNSSGAQRTGRGRAIPRDLVKVDEFQRGKPRRRNVSETLSETSEYEELPKRRRQKGSENGEGYTESGEVRKADRDSWRSNKVYTEDQAAQDSRDKTKNSRGFGGRMLPPRLNTTASYNRGFGGSRDISTWRGRGPQFISSGGSVQENGYGPGAETTYSRRPPVEREALKYAPKFTGSFMENGTEDREGEYYFDNDNPDRQMLRRRRPPRQDKPPRFRRLQQEREPGSNQWTSDEYINGDFANPWPSRPKGSGEETWPSGHYTAGRPSQHGQTEEWETGSENSDFGDWREKRGGSGGPAPQGHGDAPSDSGHNEPGSGEKRELCKRSFSSQRPLVERQNRKGEPSLLEASRMVRTPDPPTSSSNRSDSWQNGGPSCKRGPDESGPVYSIEQQEEREPTEPSGKKLEKELKQGAVKTDIVEPLSQYELSSYPIEGDLGGPVSSADGYQDALSKKQRRPQEDDRRRKEQVPVKNRTITSKIPPRFAKKQGSMSLEQQEDALTSNNLGTEIWETNSSALSVQSSGGDSWTKQVSYTGSEPNSECPLVPRQDSDAGPEQAKEQHKPGPIGNERSLKHRKGSEGVDRLEGGPITPVNGVDLHVDSVLPVPPIEFGVSAKDSDFSLPPGSTPVPVSNPVNKLQDALTTNTALNQSIPMLRSNHLQPGINLNPISFPSADLTLKMESARKAWENSQSLPEQGSPGGGASGAQPPCSVGSSSVSYSTFGGVSMPQMPVASVAPSMSMQGNHIPPLYLDGHVFPSQPRLVPPTMTQQQTYQQAAAAQQIPISLHTSLQAQAQLGLRGGLPVSQSQEMFNSIPPFRSQVYMHPNLSQASPMVLSGGAPLKGPYSAFPGMQPSDMVKQQSGSHYQPMNGSQQLVYDSQMNQGPGMGSSQLMDSQLIQVTMPLPGSQLRYGSAQQHLILPQSIQLQQGQNLSVGAPRRMLPPGSQPGVMTGSRECFHLYSQGSQMEMKGFQFAEKPSHSPGLSGGSYRPGSASPSGKPSGPGGPVGPLPTHFAQQVPPSQGSMVMHMRPPTTGPFPNPIQRPVMQVKQPVIIRSPPYPNPGRDPSHSTPPSAPEPAVKGPEDGMKNKTLRDVRTAVGEIKTPPGGMTSKLQELPLPSTGQAKPARTGAIKPQAVKVEEGKA; this is encoded by the exons ATGTCCGATCGTTTGGGGCAAATAACCAAGTCCAAGGATGGGAAAAGCAAATATTCCTCACTCAGCCTATTTGACAAGTACAAGGGAAAATCAATAGAAACTCAGAAAAACACAG CAGTTCCGCGACATGGCTTACAGAGTCTTGGCAAAGTGGCCGCAGCCCGGCGCATGCCCCCACCTGCTCACCTGCCGAGCTTGAAATCCGAAAACAAAGGAAACGATCCCAACGTGATTATTGTGCCTAAAGACGGTACAGGATGGGCGAACAAGCAGGAACAACCCGATCAAAAGAG TTCTATTGCATCAATACCACAGCTGCCGGAGTCGCAGCCGCAGCCGGCTTCACAGAAATCTGTCTCCAATCTTCAGAAGCCCTCACCGGGAGCCAACCAAGAG ACCACAAACACAGGTGGACCAAAGCAATGGGCCCAGCTAAATGGAAAGGCAGTAGAGCCAGATG GTTCAAGGGCCTCAAACCGACTTCAGCCCTTCTCTCACGAGGAATTTCCCACGCTAAAGGCAGCTGGAGAACAGGACAAGGCTGGCAAGGAAAGAAGCGGCTTCGATCCGTCGTATGGGCCCGGACCAAGCCTCCGCCCCCAGA aCGTGACGAGCTGGAGGGAAGGTGGTGGCAGGAACCTTCAGCCCTCGACCCTGACCCTCGGCCTGCCAGCAGACCCTGAGGGTAAGATCACTGCCCTGGGTGAGAGCGGCACCCCTCCAGCCTCATCTCACCCCCCCTCTGCCACCGTCACGACCTCCTCTAGCGTGGTGACGGCTCCGTCTCCGGTCCTCGACCCCAAGGAGCCTTCCCTACGACCCGCCCAGCCTGTCCGCAGAACAACCGTCCCCACTGCGCTGCAGTACCAGCTTCACCACACCTCCACGGCTGTCTACCATGACATGTTGCCCGCTTTT ATGTGTTCCAAAGATACACGTGAAGCCCCAGGTACAGAAACTGTTCCCACCACTGTTGCAGCCCCCGCCCGATTTGAAAGCAAACCCACTTTTAGACAGAGCTACCCCAAAcctgatgttgtcaa TGGTGATGTAAAGAGAGAGGCCCGCTTCGCCCGTGCTGCACCTCGACTCGTCTCTTCTCAGCCCATCCGCAGGCCTGGTGAGAGACCGCAGCGCCCGGCCATCGTCAATCCGGAGGACCTGAAGGATCTGGATGAGCTTGACATTGACTGTGAGGATGGATGGGCTG gactCCACGAGGAAGTGGATTATAGTGAGAAGCTGaagttcagtgatgatgaagaagaacactccagtgaaaaaaacaaaatgtg GACTGaatgggagagggagagagagaactgcCAATCCTCCCTGAGTGCAGGTGAGGCGGCGTACACCCAGGAGGGCCTCGAGGAGGGTTATTCTTACCAACATCACCACCACGAGTCTCTGAGGAAGACCAGCAGCAGATATCTCTCTCCGGACCCCTCG GCCCTGCAGAAAATTCCAGGTGAGCCACCAGCTGACCAGGATGAACACCAGCGCCAGTCTCAGGGTCCAGCCAGGGCCAAGTACGTGTCCCCTGAGCTGTCGGAGGCCGTGGAGAGGGCCCGCAGACgcagggaggaagaagagaggcgTGCCCGTGAGGAACGGCTGGCTGCCTGTGCTGAGAAACTGAAGAAGCTGGACGAGAAATTTGGGAAGACCGAAAGGCAGATGTCAAAGACGGAGGAGATCCTGAAAGAAGGAGAGGGCAAAgaagctcctctctctccacccaGGGAGCAGAGTAAAGGCCACCCTGAGACCTGGCAATACAGCACAAAGg ATGGAAGTGATGGTGCCCCGGACCACTCTCCTGGCCACAGCTACCGAGAGGAACCTGGGTTCTCTAACTATCGGGGCAGCGAGGATGATAGCCAGGAGCCGTCCTCCCCGTCAGGAGACTACAATGGACGCCATCCCTCCAAACCGATGCCACCCCGCTTTCAAAAGCAGCCGCAGCAGCCGCAGCCGCAGCCGCAGCcaccgcagcagcagcagcagcagcagcagcaccaccagcagcagcagcagcagcagcag GAGCAGGTATACAAGATGCAGCACTGGCCGCAGTCCGGTCACCCTGCCTCGTCTGGCTCGAGCCACAGCCAACGTGGCTTCTATCCACCGCATGTCCTCGGGTTTGATCCCCGCTGGATGATGATGCCGCCTTTCATGGATCCCCGCATGGCCCAAGGACGATCCCCTGTGGATTACTATCCAGGGGCTGTCCACTCTTCAG cagGAATGATGAAACCCATGATGCATCAAGACCACTTGAATAGTCCCGGATCTGATGAGGGATGCCACCATCCCAGCCTGCACCAGGAGAGAAGAGCCCCTTCCACTGAACCGTACCCTATGTGGAACCAAGATGGCTACCCCTTACGCAGCTTTACTCCACCTTACCAGAGACAGCATGAAAGCTCAGATGGTGGGCAGCCGGATGACAG AAGTGATTTGGCCGGCTCCCAACAGGACTCCTATGAAGACAGAGCAAACGAGTGCTTAAACCAAGACGATCTCCCCCATCATGCTTACCAGAGCCGAGGCTCAGACAGGGAACACAGACACCGTGACCAAGGCTTACTGACCACTGCCCAGAACCTCCCGCAGAATCATGCAGATAGTGATTACCCGAAACAAGACTCCCGAGAAAAGCATCTGAAAGATAGCCCTGATTCACACGATGAGATCTTGGAAGGCTCTAAGGACAGCTGGAAAAGAGATGGGGGtcagaaacaagaagaaagacTCGGCAATGCTCAAAACCAGTGGTCTGAGTCCAGTTCCAGTTCCAGCAGTAGTGTCAGCCAGCCGTCTGAGACCAGCGGGCGCACTCTGATCCGCAGAACTGGACCCATCAAGAAACCAGTTCTCAAGGCTCTCAAAGTggaagacaaagaaaatgagaaGCCCAAACCTGAGCCGGAGGAGAAGACTGTCCCTTACCGCCTGGAGAAAGAAATCCTTACTAATGTTTACGACTTAAAGAAGGATAACCAACCAGCCAGCAGCAGGCGCTCAGCTTCACCTGTTGTCGAGAAACAGCCGGAAGAGAGGCAGCGTCAGTCACCAGCTCCCACTAAAACAGAGAGGCCCTTAAGCACCCACAGTGACGACTCCCCCAAAGAGAACGCCTGGGACAGCGGGAAGAGCCAGTCGCCCAGAGAAAGCCAGGACAACCGGGAGCCCCACGCACCACGGCGCAATAACTGGATCTTTATCGATGAGGAACAGGCCTTCGGTGCAGTCAGGGGAACCGGCAGAGGCCGCAGCCGAGGCTTCAGGGAATTCAGCTCTAGAGGTGGAACCCGGGGCGGCCGAGGTGGTGACAATCTTAGAGGGtcttacaacaacaacaacaacagcagcggAGCTCAGCGCACAGGCAGAGGCCGAGCCATACCCAGGGACCTCGTCAAGGTGGACGAGTTCCAGAGGGGCAAGCCCAGAAGGCGAAACGTCAGCGAGACTTTGAGTGAAACCTCCGAGTACGAGGAACTGCCAAAGAGGCGACGCCAGAAGGGGTCTGAGAATGGAGAGGGTTACACAGAGTCTGGAGAAGTCCGTAAAGCTGACAGGGATTCCTGGAGGTCCAACAAGGTGTACACAGAGGACCAGGCAGCCCAAGATTCACGGGATAAGACCAAGAACAGCCGAGGTTTTGGAGGTCGCATGCTTCCCCCCAGACTGAACACCACTGCAAGTTACAATCGAGGCTTTGGAGGGTCAAGGGACATTTCTACTTGGAGGGGGCGTGGACCCCAGTTCATTAGCAGTGGTGGCTCCGTGCAAGAAAACGGTTATGGCCCTGGAGCCGAGACAACCTACTCCCGCAGACCCCCTGTTGAACGCGAGGCTCTAAAGTACGCCCCTAAATTCACTGGATCCTTCATGGAAAACGGCACAGAGGACCGGGAAGGAGAATACTACTTTGACAACGACAACCCAGACAGGCAGATGTTGAGGAGACGACGACCACCCCGTCAAGACAAACCTCCCAGGTTCCGACGACTACAACAAGAACGTGAACCCGGCTCAAACCAGTGGACGAGTGATGAGTACATCAACGGAGACTTTGCAAATCCCTGGCCCAGTCGTCCCAAAGGCAGTGGGGAGGAAACCTGGCCCAGTGGGCACTACACCGCCGGACGACCCAGCCAACATGGTCAGACCGAGGAATGGGAGACGGGATCAGAGAACAGCGACTTTGGCGACTGGAGAGAGAAGCGAGGTGGGAGTGGAGGCCCGGCTCCACAGGGACACGGCGATGCTCCCTCAGACTCGGGTCACAATGAACCGGGTTCCGGTGAGAAGAGGGAGCTTTGCAAGAGAAGCTTCTCTAGCCAGAGACCGCTGGTGGAGCGGCAGAACAGGAAAGGAGAGCCGTCCCTGCTGGAAGCGAGCAGGATGGTGCGCACACCTGACCCACCAACATCCTCCTCCAACAGGAGTGACAGCTGGCAGAATGGAGGCCCGAGTTGTAAGAG AGGCCCAGATGAGTCAGGCCCGGTCTACAGCATCGAGCAGCAAGAGGAGAGGGAGCCCACTGAGCCTTCTGGGAAGAAATTAGAAAAAGAGCTGAAGCAAGGAGCTGTGAAGACCGACATAGTTGAACCGCTGTCTCAGTATGAGCTCAGCAGCTACCCAA TTGAGGGAGATCTTGGGGGACCCGTTTCGTCTGCAGATGGATACCAGGATGCCTTGTCCAAAAAGCAAAGACGCCCCCAGGAGgatgacaggaggaggaaagaacAA GTGCCGGTGAAGAACAGGACCATCACATCCAAGATACCGCCCCGCTTCGCTAAGAAGCAGGGAAGTATGAGCCTCGAGCAGCAGGAGGATGCGCTCACTTCTAACAACCTGGGAACTGAAATCTGGGAGACCAACAGCTCAG ctctttcTGTTCAGTCTTCAGGAGGAGACTCGTGGACCAAACAAGTGTCCTACACTGGAAGCGAGCCAAACTCTGAG TGTCCTCTTGTTCCTCGCCAGGACTCTGACGCGGGCCCTGAGCAGGCTAAAGAACAGCACAAGCCGGGGCCCATCGGGAACGAGCGCTCCCTGAAGCACCGCAAAGGCTCCGAAGGCGTGGATCGTCTGGAAGGTGGCCCCATCACACCAGTCAACGGTGTGGACCTCCACGTGGACTCTGTGCTGCCAGTGCCTCCCATTGAGTTCGGAGTCAGTGCCAAAGACTCTGATTTCAGCCTTCCACCGGGCTCCACCCCGGTGCCCGTGTCCAATCCtgtcaacaagctgcaggatgcGCTCACCACCAAC ACGGCTCTCAATCAGAGTATCCCCATGCTGCGTTCCAACCACCTGCAGCCAGGCATTAACCTCAACCCCATCTCCTTCCCCAGTGCTGacctcactctcaag atGGAATCAGCCCGAAAGGCATGGGAGAACTCTCAGTCCCTCCCCGAGCAGGGCTCTCCTGGCGGGGGTGCCTCAGGTGCTCAGCCTCCCTGCAGTGTTGGCTCATCCAGTGTCAGCTACAGCACGTTTGGAGGGGTCTCCATGCCTCAGATGCCTGTGGCTTCAGTCGCACCTTCCATGTCCATGCAAG GAAATCATATCCCTCCGTTGTATCTGGACGGTCACGTCTTTCCCAGCCAGCCACGCCTCGTTCCTCCAACCATGACCCAGCAGCAGACATACCAACAG GCTGCTGCAGCCCAGCAGATCCCCATTTCTTTACACACGTCTCTTCAGGCTCAGGCTCAGTTGGGGCTTCGTGGAGGTCTGCCTGTCTCCCAATCACAGGAGATGTTCAACTCTATCCCCCCCTTCAG GTCCCAGGTCTACATGCATCCCAACCTGTCCCAGGCCAGCCCCATGGTGCTGTCCGGCGGAGCCCCTCTCAAGGGGCCCTACTCGGCTTTCCCCGGCATGCAGCCCTCGGACATGGTCAAGCAGCAGTCAGGCTCGCACTACCAGCCAATGAACGGCAGCCAGCAGCTGGTCTACGACAGCCAGATGAACCAGGGCCCGGGTATGGGTTCCTCTCAGCTGATGGACTCCCAGCTCATCCAG GTGACCATGCCTCTACCCGGCTCTCAGCTGCGCTACGGCTCAGCTCAGCAACACCTCATCCTCCCTCAGTCGATCCagctgcagcagggacagaaCCTGTCAGTCGGTGCTCCACGCCGCATGTTGCCACCCGGCTCTCAGCCTGGTGTCATGACCGGCAGTCGAGAG TGCTTTCATCTTTATTCCCAGGGCTCACAGATGGAAATGAAAGGTTTCCAGTTCGCTGAGAAGCCCAGTCATTCCCCTGGTTTATCAGGAGGGTCCTACAG GCCCGGGTCTGCCAGTCCCAGCGGGAAGCCCTCTGGTCCTGGGGGGCCTGTTGGTCCTCTGCCCACCCATTTTGCtcaacag